The genomic stretch CTAGACAATAAGCGGTATGAATTATTGGAAATCAATACTTTGCTATGGAATTTCATTATGCTCCAATGTCTTCAGTTCatagtattttatattttgatgGATTATCTGAAGCAAATGATCATCTGAGTCATAGGGATTGATAAAGCTCCCTTGTATGGTCTCAAATCTTGCTTTCGACTGATTTTTGTCAAGTAGAAATATTGATCTATTTTCGTGTACCATCTCAGTCTGTTTTTTTAGAGTGGTAGataaaaacagtgcttttaaataaaatgtccagcagattttttttgtattactgTTCGGTTTCTAATCCATCATCTTTTGATGTTTTAGGAGACGCAGAAAAGGGTCAAGCAAATCGAACCACTAAGAATAAGGACGCCCATGTCTGTggcaggtgctgtgctgagTTCTTTGAATTATCAGATCTCCTGCAACACAAGAAGAACTGTACTAAAAATCAATTAGTTTTAATTGTGAATGAAAATCCAGCTTCTCCTCCTGAAACCTTCCCTCCTAGTTCCCCTTCTGATAATCCTGATGAACAGATGAATGACACAGTTAATAACACAGATCAAGTAGACTGCAGTGACCTTTCAGAGCATAACAAACTTGACAAGGAAGAATCCATGGATGTGGAGGCTTCCAGCATTAACAATAGCAGTAGCAGTTCCAAGAGTGTCAACAATAGTATTACAAGCAGTAACAGCTCCACAATGGGTACCTCAGCTGTAACAACCTCTCTACCTCACATAGGGGATCTGACAACGTTAGGCAACTTTTCAGTAATAAATAGTAATGTAATAATTGAAAATCTTCAGAGTACTAAAGTGGCAGTAGCACAGTTCTCGCAGGAAGCAAGATGTAACGGTGCATCGAACAACAAGCTTGCTGTACCTGCCCTGATGGAGCAACTGTTGGctttacagcagcagcagatccaCCAGTTGCAACTGATTGAACAAATTCGTCACCAAATATTATTGTTGGCTTCCCAAAATACAGACATGCCAACATCTTCTAGCCCGTCTCAAGGTACTTTACGAACATCTGCCAACCCCTTGTCCACATTAAGTTCCCATTTatcccagcagctggctgcagcagctggattAGCACAAAGCCTTGCTAGTCAATCTGCCAGCATCAGTGGTGTGAAACAGCTACCCCCTATACAGCTACCTCAGAGCAACCCTGGCAGCACTCTAATTCCATCCAGCAGTGGCTCTTCTCCAAATATTAACATACTGGCAGCAGCAGTTACAACACCGTCCTCAGAAAAAGTGGCTTCAAGTATTGGTGGCTCACAGCTCAGCAACCCACCAGTATCGGCATCATCTTCACCAGCTTTTGCAATAAGCAGTTTATTAAGTCCTGCATCTAATCCACTTCTACCTCAGCCCACCCCTAGTAACTCTATTTTCTCCAGTCCCTTGTCCAATATCGGAACACCTGCAGAGGATTTAAACTCCTTGACTGCCTTggcacagcaaagaaaaagcaagccaCCAAACGtaactgcttttgaagcaaAAAGTAATTCCGACGAGGCGTTCTTTAAGCATAAATGCAGGTTCTGTGCTAAAGTGTTTGGGAGTGACAGTGCCTTGCAGATTCATTTACGTTCTCACACTGGCGAGAGGCCGTTTAAATGCAACATATGTGGAAACAGGTTCTCCACAAAGGGAAACTTAAAAGTCCACTTTCAGCgtcataaagaaaaatatcctcATATTCAGATGAATCCGTACCCGGTGCCAGAGCATTTGGACAATATTCCTACAAGCACGGGTATTCCTTATGGGATGTCTATACCGCCAGAGAAACCTGTCACGAGCTGGCTGGACAGCAAGCCAGTCCTCTCCACGCTCACCACTTCTGTGGGGCTGCCACTCCCACCAACGATACCAAGCTTGACCCCATTCATCAAAACTGAGGAACCTCAGCCGATTCCCATTAGCCATCCCTCTGCTAGCCCTCCCTGCTCCGTCAAGAGTGACTCGGGAACAGCTGACCCCACATCAAAAATTTCCAATGGACTTTCTGATGAGGTAGAGGCTGGTGCTTTGCCTACCTCAAACggcaaaatggaagaaaacccTCAAAATTCAAGCTCCGTTGCTAACTTGAGCAGCTCTGTGAGTTCACCGGCAGCAGACTCAGGCTCCGGCGGCATCGCCACTTTTACAAATCCACTGATGCCTCTAATGTCAGAGCAATTTAAGGCAAAGTTTCCATTTGGAGGACTATTGGATTCGACGCCAGCGTCTGAAACATCAAAACTGCAGCAACTGGTAGAAAACATCGACAAAAAGGCAACCGATCCCAATGAGTGTATCATTTGCCACCGAGTTCTCAGTTGCCAGAGCgcactgaaaatgcattatCGCACTCATACCGGTGAGCGgccatttaaatgtaaaatctgTGGACGCGCTTTCACTACTAAAGGCAACTTAAAGACTCATTACAGCGTCCACCGTGCCATGCCCCCACTGAGAGTACAGCATTCATGCCCGATCTGCCAGAAAAAATTCACCAATGCCGTTGTGCTACAGCAGCACATCCGAATGCACATGGGAGGGCAGATCCCTAACACCCCAGTCACGGAAAACTATCCCGAGTCAATGGAATCTGATACGGGATCTTTTGATGATAAGAATTTTGATGATCTAGACAACTTCTCAGATGAGAACATGGAAGACTGTCCTGACAGCAGCGTGCCAGATACTCCGAAATCTGCAGACGCGTCACAAGACAGCTTAtcttcttcccctctgcccctGGAAATGTCAAGTATTGCTGCTTTGGAGAATCAGATGAAGATGATCAATGCAGGACTTGCTGAACAACTTCAGGCAAGCTTAAAGTCAGTAGAAAATGGGTCGGTGGAAGGGGACGTTTTGACTAACGATTCGTCATCTGTCGGTGGTGATATGGAAAGCCAAAGTGCTGGAAGCCCTGCTGTCTCGGAGTCTACCTCTTCCATGCAGGCCTTGTCCCCATCCAACAGCACTAATGATTACCACAAGTCACCAAGTATCGAAGAGAAACCAGTAAGAGCTTTACCAAGTGAGTTTGCCAATGGTTTGTCTCCAACCCCTGCGAACAGTGGTGCTTTGGACTTGACATCTAGTAACACTGATAAAATGATTAAAGAAGAGTCTCTGAGTATGCTCTTTCCTTTCAGAGATAGAGGTAAATTTAAAAACACCGCATGCGACATTTGTGGCAAAACATTTGCTTGTCAGAGTGCCTTGGACATTCATTACAGAAGTCATACCAAAGAGAGACCATTTATTTGCACAGTTTGCAATCGTGGCTTTTCCACAAAGGGTAATTTGAAGCAACATATGTTGACACATCAAATGCGAGATCTACCATCACAACTTTTTGAGCCCAATTCCAGTATCGGTCCTAATCAGAACTCTTCGGTTATGCCTGCTAATTCGCTGTCATCGCTCATAAAGACAGAGGTTAACGGCTTCGTGCACAGCTCCCCTCAGGATGGCAAAGAAACACCCTCTGCTCTAGCTGCTTCGGGGCCACTGTCCTCCTCTGCCACGTCCCCCGTCCTGCTGCCCGCTCTCCCCAGAAGAACCCCCAAACAGCACTACTGCAACACGTGCGGGAAAACGTTTTCTTCCTCCAGCGCTCTGCAGATCCACGAAAGGACGCACACTGGTGAGAAACCTTTTGCCTGCACTATATGTGGAAGAGCATTCACAACAAAAGGCAATCTGAAGgtactttttcctcttgctgttcTTAGGGTTCATTTTGtccttgctgtgtttttttttggttggttggttttctgttgtttttttttttttcttccagcattcACAGTGATTAATGTTGCAAGCAGCGGTACCTCTGGGTATCTGTGGTATGATAAACAGAGCGATAGTAGTAGATGGGCTCTTACTGAGTGCTTGCATTGGCAGCGGGTCCAAAGTGTGATCTGTTTTTGATACGTAATTAAAATTCACCTACTAGCAAAGACCATCTATGTAGAGTGTGAAAGAGAACAGCCGTATGTCGGTAAGAAGTACTAATAAACAGAGAAGTGTGTTTGGTAACTCACACGCCTCTTTAAGAAGGGAAAGGCTCTCAAatgtgttgttatttttcataacCATCATGTAAAATGATGATTGTTTAAAAAAACTATTAACATAATTCTAGAACTAATGGGCATTACTTTAATTGATTATATAACTAACATTTCCTACTGATATGtgtttggaaaagcaaatataCTTAAGTTTTAGAACACCAGTTGAGCACTTTACTgtgtacatttttctgttgacaGAGTATTTCTCTAGAGGTTGCTGCCAGTAATGTGAGATGAATAATTACTTTCGGGCCATTCTGTCTATACACGAGGCTCTCCGATGAGCAATCAGCAAAGGATACTTCCTGCCTGTCTGAAAAGGATGTTTATAGGGAAAAGGGTGTCAAATACAATACTTACCACTGCAATGAAAGTGGACATAGCAATTCTAGCCCCAAAAGCAGCTATCTGCAATTGATGGAGTAACACAAAGTCATTATAAGCTAAATGCatgtaataatttaaaaagaagtaagaagTAACGTATTGTTCAGGATGAAGACGGGCTATGCTGGGTAACGGTGCTGGGCTGATCCAGGAGGAGCTTGTTTATTACTCCAGATGGGAAATGGAGCCCTGCATCCGCTGCCTTTAGTGCTCTATTACGTTAGAAGACTGGACATGCTTGTGGACTGCTGCCTTCACCACAATGGAAATAAGTCTGAAATCCCTGCCAACTGCTactctttgtttgtttgtttcttctttctctcttttcaggtTCACATGGGCACTCACATGTGGAACAGCACTCCCGCAAGACGAGGCAGACGCCTTTCCGTAGATGGCCCCATGACGTTCCTAGGAGGCAATCCTGTAAAGTTCCCGGAAATGTTCCAGAAGGATTTGGCTGCGCGGTCGGGGAACGGAGACCCCTCCAGCTTCTGGAACCAGTACGCAGCAGCGCTCTCCAATGGCTTGGCCATGAAGACCAACGAGATCTCCGTCATCCAGAACGGCGGCATCCCTCCGCCGCCGGGGGGCCTGGGCAACGGGGGCAGCTCGCCCATCAGCGGCCTGACGGGAAGCCTGGAGAAGCTCCCGAGCTCGGAACCCAACGCACCTCTAGCTGGTCTGGAGAAAATGGCAAGCAATGAGAATGGGACAAACTTCCGCTTCACGCGTTTTGTGGAAGACAACAAAGAAATTGTAACAAATTAGTAAAAACTATAAATAACATTCCTGCGAATAGTGCAACCTAGGGTTGCTTTTTTCAAACTGCAAGCTACGAcattacagactttttttttttttttttttttgtaccacGTTCTACTTCTAGAGTTCTAAGAGAGCTTATTTATTAGTGATATAACCTTGCTTTGCAAACAAATGCAAGCATTAACTTTGGTCTCCTGTATTTTGAACTAAATACTAATCGACTAGAGTGCTGTAAAGTTGCTGTAACATTTATGGCAGTTGCGAGTCTGTTCTGCTAGGTGATCTTATTCTGGCATTAACTTATTTTCTATACCCAGTTTAACATGAACTCTGGTATTGATGCAATGCCTCAGTGATGCATTAGATCTctaataaaaatctgtatatAAATGTACACTTTGATCCTGCTGGAAATTTTATCAGCAAAACAcattgtttaatttttccaaacagaattaagaaaagGACTGAAAGAATATAGACTGAAC from Numida meleagris isolate 19003 breed g44 Domestic line chromosome 10, NumMel1.0, whole genome shotgun sequence encodes the following:
- the SALL1 gene encoding sal-like protein 1 isoform X2, with translation MRRASAGAEGAGGRNRSGRAGDAEKGQANRTTKNKDAHVCGRCCAEFFELSDLLQHKKNCTKNQLVLIVNENPASPPETFPPSSPSDNPDEQMNDTVNNTDQVDCSDLSEHNKLDKEESMDVEASSINNSSSSSKSVNNSITSSNSSTMGTSAVTTSLPHIGDLTTLGNFSVINSNVIIENLQSTKVAVAQFSQEARCNGASNNKLAVPALMEQLLALQQQQIHQLQLIEQIRHQILLLASQNTDMPTSSSPSQGTLRTSANPLSTLSSHLSQQLAAAAGLAQSLASQSASISGVKQLPPIQLPQSNPGSTLIPSSSGSSPNINILAAAVTTPSSEKVASSIGGSQLSNPPVSASSSPAFAISSLLSPASNPLLPQPTPSNSIFSSPLSNIGTPAEDLNSLTALAQQRKSKPPNVTAFEAKSNSDEAFFKHKCRFCAKVFGSDSALQIHLRSHTGERPFKCNICGNRFSTKGNLKVHFQRHKEKYPHIQMNPYPVPEHLDNIPTSTGIPYGMSIPPEKPVTSWLDSKPVLSTLTTSVGLPLPPTIPSLTPFIKTEEPQPIPISHPSASPPCSVKSDSGTADPTSKISNGLSDEVEAGALPTSNGKMEENPQNSSSVANLSSSVSSPAADSGSGGIATFTNPLMPLMSEQFKAKFPFGGLLDSTPASETSKLQQLVENIDKKATDPNECIICHRVLSCQSALKMHYRTHTGERPFKCKICGRAFTTKGNLKTHYSVHRAMPPLRVQHSCPICQKKFTNAVVLQQHIRMHMGGQIPNTPVTENYPESMESDTGSFDDKNFDDLDNFSDENMEDCPDSSVPDTPKSADASQDSLSSSPLPLEMSSIAALENQMKMINAGLAEQLQASLKSVENGSVEGDVLTNDSSSVGGDMESQSAGSPAVSESTSSMQALSPSNSTNDYHKSPSIEEKPVRALPSEFANGLSPTPANSGALDLTSSNTDKMIKEESLSMLFPFRDRGKFKNTACDICGKTFACQSALDIHYRSHTKERPFICTVCNRGFSTKGNLKQHMLTHQMRDLPSQLFEPNSSIGPNQNSSVMPANSLSSLIKTEVNGFVHSSPQDGKETPSALAASGPLSSSATSPVLLPALPRRTPKQHYCNTCGKTFSSSSALQIHERTHTGEKPFACTICGRAFTTKGNLKVHMGTHMWNSTPARRGRRLSVDGPMTFLGGNPVKFPEMFQKDLAARSGNGDPSSFWNQYAAALSNGLAMKTNEISVIQNGGIPPPPGGLGNGGSSPISGLTGSLEKLPSSEPNAPLAGLEKMASNENGTNFRFTRFVEDNKEIVTN
- the SALL1 gene encoding sal-like protein 1 isoform X1, which encodes MSRRKQAKPQHFQSDPDLASLSQRNGDAEKGQANRTTKNKDAHVCGRCCAEFFELSDLLQHKKNCTKNQLVLIVNENPASPPETFPPSSPSDNPDEQMNDTVNNTDQVDCSDLSEHNKLDKEESMDVEASSINNSSSSSKSVNNSITSSNSSTMGTSAVTTSLPHIGDLTTLGNFSVINSNVIIENLQSTKVAVAQFSQEARCNGASNNKLAVPALMEQLLALQQQQIHQLQLIEQIRHQILLLASQNTDMPTSSSPSQGTLRTSANPLSTLSSHLSQQLAAAAGLAQSLASQSASISGVKQLPPIQLPQSNPGSTLIPSSSGSSPNINILAAAVTTPSSEKVASSIGGSQLSNPPVSASSSPAFAISSLLSPASNPLLPQPTPSNSIFSSPLSNIGTPAEDLNSLTALAQQRKSKPPNVTAFEAKSNSDEAFFKHKCRFCAKVFGSDSALQIHLRSHTGERPFKCNICGNRFSTKGNLKVHFQRHKEKYPHIQMNPYPVPEHLDNIPTSTGIPYGMSIPPEKPVTSWLDSKPVLSTLTTSVGLPLPPTIPSLTPFIKTEEPQPIPISHPSASPPCSVKSDSGTADPTSKISNGLSDEVEAGALPTSNGKMEENPQNSSSVANLSSSVSSPAADSGSGGIATFTNPLMPLMSEQFKAKFPFGGLLDSTPASETSKLQQLVENIDKKATDPNECIICHRVLSCQSALKMHYRTHTGERPFKCKICGRAFTTKGNLKTHYSVHRAMPPLRVQHSCPICQKKFTNAVVLQQHIRMHMGGQIPNTPVTENYPESMESDTGSFDDKNFDDLDNFSDENMEDCPDSSVPDTPKSADASQDSLSSSPLPLEMSSIAALENQMKMINAGLAEQLQASLKSVENGSVEGDVLTNDSSSVGGDMESQSAGSPAVSESTSSMQALSPSNSTNDYHKSPSIEEKPVRALPSEFANGLSPTPANSGALDLTSSNTDKMIKEESLSMLFPFRDRGKFKNTACDICGKTFACQSALDIHYRSHTKERPFICTVCNRGFSTKGNLKQHMLTHQMRDLPSQLFEPNSSIGPNQNSSVMPANSLSSLIKTEVNGFVHSSPQDGKETPSALAASGPLSSSATSPVLLPALPRRTPKQHYCNTCGKTFSSSSALQIHERTHTGEKPFACTICGRAFTTKGNLKVHMGTHMWNSTPARRGRRLSVDGPMTFLGGNPVKFPEMFQKDLAARSGNGDPSSFWNQYAAALSNGLAMKTNEISVIQNGGIPPPPGGLGNGGSSPISGLTGSLEKLPSSEPNAPLAGLEKMASNENGTNFRFTRFVEDNKEIVTN